The proteins below are encoded in one region of Bremerella sp. P1:
- the rfbH gene encoding lipopolysaccharide biosynthesis protein RfbH, whose product MSNVGVVETSNQSRSPDELRAQILSLVEQYHDAAYPKKEFRPGKDAVRISGRVFDAADMKSLVDSSLDFWLTAGRFAEEFESRFAEVVGTRYSLLVNSGSSANLVALSALTSPKLEDRQLRPGDEVITVASGFPTTVNPILQNQLVPVFVDVHVPTYNIDISQLEAALSPKSKAIFIAHTLGNPFQVAEVREFADKHNLWLIEDCCDALGATYQGKNCGTFGDLATFSFYPAHHITMGEGGAVVMNSPKLKKLVESFRDWGRDCWCAPGEDDTCGKRFAWQLGQLPPGYDHKYIYSHIGYNLKATDMQAAVGVSQLDKLEGFVTARNRNFKLLSEGLQDLQEYFILPEPTPESEPSWFGYPLAVRPDSPISRDDVAQAMARARIGTRFLFGGNLLRQPAYKDTPRRTVGDLPNADFIMNQVLWLGVYPGIDDSQREYVIDALHQIPTS is encoded by the coding sequence ATGAGCAATGTTGGCGTCGTCGAGACGAGTAACCAGTCGAGATCTCCTGACGAACTTCGTGCGCAGATCCTAAGTCTAGTCGAGCAGTACCACGACGCTGCCTATCCCAAGAAGGAGTTTCGCCCTGGCAAAGATGCGGTACGGATTTCGGGGCGGGTATTCGATGCAGCTGACATGAAATCGCTGGTCGATTCATCGCTCGACTTCTGGCTTACCGCTGGCCGATTCGCCGAAGAGTTTGAAAGCCGCTTCGCCGAAGTAGTCGGGACACGATACTCATTACTGGTCAACTCAGGCTCCAGCGCCAATCTGGTTGCCCTGTCCGCACTCACTTCACCGAAACTGGAAGATCGTCAGCTTCGCCCTGGTGATGAAGTGATCACCGTCGCTTCTGGCTTTCCAACCACCGTCAACCCGATTCTTCAGAACCAATTGGTACCGGTTTTTGTCGATGTTCATGTACCAACATACAACATCGACATTTCGCAACTCGAAGCAGCCCTTTCGCCGAAGTCCAAGGCAATTTTCATTGCCCACACGCTTGGCAATCCGTTCCAAGTGGCCGAGGTTCGCGAATTCGCAGACAAACACAATCTCTGGCTGATCGAGGACTGCTGTGACGCGCTCGGTGCGACCTATCAGGGAAAGAATTGCGGAACATTCGGTGATCTAGCGACATTTAGCTTCTATCCTGCCCATCACATCACGATGGGAGAAGGAGGCGCCGTCGTGATGAACTCGCCCAAGCTTAAGAAGCTGGTTGAGTCGTTCCGTGACTGGGGACGCGATTGCTGGTGCGCTCCTGGCGAAGACGATACTTGCGGCAAGCGATTCGCCTGGCAATTGGGACAGCTCCCACCTGGCTACGACCACAAGTACATCTATTCGCATATCGGTTACAACCTGAAAGCAACCGACATGCAGGCCGCCGTTGGTGTTTCGCAGCTCGACAAGCTGGAAGGGTTTGTGACGGCCCGAAACCGCAACTTCAAGCTACTCAGTGAAGGTCTCCAGGACCTGCAAGAATACTTCATTCTACCGGAGCCAACGCCGGAGTCGGAACCTAGCTGGTTTGGTTATCCCTTGGCTGTGCGACCCGATAGCCCCATCAGCCGAGACGACGTCGCGCAAGCGATGGCCCGAGCAAGGATTGGCACCCGCTTTCTGTTCGGAGGCAATCTATTGCGACAGCCGGCCTACAAGGACACGCCCCGCCGCACCGTTGGGGATCTGCCCAACGCCGACTTCATTATGAATCAGGTTTTATGGTTGGGCGTGTATCCCGGCATTGATGATTCTCAGAGGGAATATGTGATCGACGCGCTCCATCAGATCCCTACAAGCTAA
- a CDS encoding glycosyltransferase family 2 protein gives MSNQDDRRLISIVTPAYNEEDSVHECHAAVAELFRGPLSNYRYEHIFADNASTDSTVAILREIAAEDPHVKVIVNSRNFGPLKSLWNATQAATGDAVIPCLAADLQDPPEIIVEFVKKWEEGFDIVHGIRADRQEGAVLHFIRRMYYRGIRWLANVDIPLNSGEFQLIDRKVAQVLAEVEDYYPYVRGLIAACGFKQARVPYTMLARKRGVSKANWYGMIDIGLNGLISLSNVPMRVCMAIGFLTSGLSLVFALVSCIAAIIAMATGQQTPSPGIPTLIVGMFFLGGVQLFFLGFMGEYISAIHSQVRRRPIVIEQERINFERSVVPSLAINRKAS, from the coding sequence ATGTCGAATCAGGATGATCGCCGTCTCATCAGTATTGTTACGCCGGCGTACAACGAGGAAGACTCGGTTCACGAATGCCACGCGGCCGTAGCAGAACTGTTTCGCGGCCCGCTGTCGAACTATCGATACGAACACATCTTCGCAGATAATGCCTCGACAGATTCAACGGTTGCGATACTGCGAGAGATCGCCGCTGAAGACCCCCACGTCAAAGTCATCGTGAACTCTCGCAACTTTGGCCCCCTCAAATCACTTTGGAACGCGACTCAGGCAGCAACCGGCGACGCCGTGATTCCGTGTCTTGCGGCGGACCTGCAAGATCCCCCGGAAATCATTGTCGAGTTCGTAAAGAAGTGGGAAGAAGGGTTCGACATAGTCCATGGCATTCGTGCCGATCGCCAAGAAGGCGCGGTACTGCACTTCATCCGTCGTATGTACTATCGCGGAATCCGCTGGCTGGCCAATGTGGACATCCCGCTCAACAGCGGCGAGTTTCAGCTCATTGATCGCAAAGTTGCCCAAGTCCTTGCCGAGGTTGAGGATTACTATCCGTACGTTCGCGGATTGATTGCTGCGTGCGGATTCAAGCAAGCTCGTGTCCCCTACACCATGCTGGCTCGAAAGCGGGGAGTTTCCAAAGCCAATTGGTACGGCATGATCGATATCGGACTCAATGGACTCATCTCATTGAGCAATGTCCCGATGCGAGTCTGCATGGCAATCGGGTTCCTCACTTCCGGACTTAGTCTGGTGTTTGCGTTGGTATCCTGCATTGCAGCGATCATCGCTATGGCAACCGGCCAACAGACTCCCAGCCCCGGTATTCCGACGCTTATCGTGGGCATGTTTTTTCTGGGCGGAGTTCAACTCTTCTTTCTCGGCTTCATGGGCGAGTATATCTCGGCCATTCATTCCCAGGTCAGGCGGCGCCCCATTGTGATTGAACAAGAACGAATCAACTTCGAAAGAAGTGTCGTGCCATCTTTGGCGATAAATCGCAAAGCATCGTAA
- a CDS encoding bifunctional GNAT family N-acetyltransferase/PLP-dependent aspartate aminotransferase family protein: MERESKTIEGCWQTWLDDVRHLKSIDDFSSLMTIAMPLEQSSGYLVPLCEFHAGDDETISLLAKWRDANQTAYPTRFAVTLEGTKTWLKKAILENDARVLFLVLDRYGRPVGHAGFAGCDNDAGNLELDNIVRGENRSPGIMGEAISKLIRWVEAEAKPNSLFLRVFADNDHAISFYEKLGFQNTSTIPLRRHESNGRVDFLELEADDSDAPDSTMYRMEYAAQDASADDWILTAGPSVSSREVSYSTDAARTGWNSKWGDYLKKFEQHACDYLGVRYAITTSSCTGALHLSLLAAGIGPGDEVIVPEISWIATASAIRYVGARPVFADVRYDSMCLDANDFKAKITSKTKAVIPVHLYGQSAPMTEITAIAQEHGLKIIEDAAPALGTTCDGKLAGTWGDAGCFSFQGAKLAVTGEGGLLVTNSEEVYQRAMKLWDHGRRPGSFQIDKVGWKYKMSNLQAAFGLAQLERIEQLIRCKRQVFAWYEEMLDGVSGIELMREPAGTHSIYWMSNILVDPDCGMTREQLTDQLKQRKIDTRPVFSPMSTFPIWDEPQQTTGRVAADISQRGINLPSGVCLTYKQVARVCYELKQVLRSKRSLAA; this comes from the coding sequence ATGGAACGGGAAAGCAAGACGATTGAAGGCTGCTGGCAAACCTGGCTTGATGACGTTCGCCATCTGAAGTCGATCGATGACTTTTCCAGCCTGATGACCATCGCGATGCCGCTTGAGCAGTCGTCCGGCTATCTCGTTCCGCTGTGCGAATTTCACGCAGGCGATGACGAAACCATTTCCCTGCTCGCGAAGTGGCGAGACGCGAATCAAACCGCCTACCCGACCCGCTTCGCGGTCACTCTCGAAGGCACGAAAACGTGGCTGAAGAAGGCGATCTTGGAAAATGACGCTCGCGTGCTGTTCCTGGTCCTAGATCGCTATGGGCGACCAGTCGGCCACGCTGGTTTCGCGGGCTGCGACAACGACGCCGGCAACCTTGAACTCGACAATATCGTTCGCGGCGAAAACAGATCTCCCGGGATTATGGGAGAGGCCATCAGTAAACTAATCCGTTGGGTAGAAGCGGAAGCGAAACCGAACAGCCTGTTCCTGCGTGTGTTTGCGGACAACGATCACGCGATCAGTTTCTACGAGAAACTTGGATTCCAAAATACATCGACCATCCCGCTACGACGACATGAGTCCAACGGGCGAGTGGACTTTCTGGAGTTGGAAGCGGACGATAGCGACGCCCCAGACTCCACCATGTATCGCATGGAATACGCAGCACAGGATGCCTCCGCTGATGATTGGATCTTAACGGCAGGTCCATCCGTCTCTTCCCGAGAAGTGTCGTACTCGACTGATGCCGCACGTACCGGCTGGAACTCGAAGTGGGGCGACTATCTCAAGAAGTTCGAGCAGCATGCGTGCGATTATCTTGGCGTTCGCTACGCCATTACGACTTCTTCCTGTACCGGTGCCCTGCACCTCAGTTTGCTGGCCGCAGGGATTGGTCCTGGTGATGAAGTGATCGTACCGGAGATCTCGTGGATTGCCACGGCCAGTGCCATCCGATACGTCGGAGCAAGACCCGTTTTCGCGGACGTTCGCTACGACTCGATGTGTCTCGATGCGAACGACTTCAAAGCGAAGATCACTTCGAAGACTAAGGCCGTGATTCCGGTTCATCTCTACGGCCAGTCAGCACCGATGACGGAGATCACCGCCATTGCCCAAGAGCATGGCCTCAAGATCATTGAAGATGCCGCCCCTGCCCTGGGGACGACTTGTGACGGCAAACTGGCGGGCACTTGGGGAGACGCGGGTTGCTTCAGTTTCCAAGGAGCCAAGTTAGCCGTCACCGGTGAGGGTGGTCTGCTGGTCACGAACTCCGAAGAGGTGTACCAGCGTGCGATGAAATTATGGGATCATGGCCGACGACCTGGCTCGTTTCAAATCGACAAGGTTGGCTGGAAGTACAAGATGAGTAATCTTCAAGCGGCCTTCGGGCTTGCCCAGTTGGAACGCATCGAACAGTTGATTCGCTGCAAACGACAAGTCTTCGCGTGGTATGAAGAAATGCTCGATGGTGTCTCCGGCATCGAGTTGATGCGAGAACCAGCCGGAACCCACAGCATCTACTGGATGTCGAATATCCTTGTCGATCCTGACTGCGGAATGACCCGCGAACAGCTAACCGACCAATTGAAGCAGCGAAAGATTGATACGCGGCCGGTGTTCTCACCCATGAGCACCTTCCCTATCTGGGACGAACCACAACAGACCACCGGACGAGTGGCTGCCGATATTTCGCAACGTGGCATCAATCTGCCCAGCGGTGTCTGTCTGACCTACAAGCAAGTAGCCCGTGTTTGCTACGAATTGAAGCAAGTCCTGAGATCGAAACGATCACTCGCAGCGTAG